The genomic region CTTCTCCTGGAATAGTTTATCAAAGGTTTCAGCTTGGGCCACAGTGAAGTAATTTTTCTAGTCCCCAGTCACGCCTGAGAAACATAAAATAGAGACTCACGTCAGATCTAGAGGGTAGGTCTCCAGACTCCAATACATGTCTTCTAGATctatttcttttaatgtattgctaTTAAGTAGTATACAACACAttcttatctgttttattttattgatttacaaaagtttatttatttgtggctgtgaagagtctttgttgctgtgcatcggctttctccagttgcagcaagcacgggctactctctagatgtggtgtgTGGGCGTCTCGTTGCCGAGcgtgtgctctagagcttggcctcagcagttgtggtgcatgggctcagttgcctgCAGCCAGTGGGCAActaatcaaacctgtgtcccatgcattgtcaggcagattcttaaccactagactaccggggtccagccctggttggatccagggatatCCTCAGGAGGACGGCGCTGGCGACTGAAAGAATAGATaaaaggggagagacagaggcttGATCTGACTGGTTTACATGGGAAACCAATAAAGTTCATGACACCGAACTTgttctgaccacggaggccgcaggcgccctcttgtaAGCTGAAGGtaccccaccttaggcaccttctcgagtgggtcttagaagcccaggcaggtaAGTGGTCTCAGAGAGCCCCCACGCTCCATTCagtcatcctgaaggaagaacagagaagaaaaggagagaaaaggaagaaagaccgacacagggagaccaagcctgatgagcaaggcccatagctttattttcaaagggagcttgtataccttaagttgtgcatagaggataatagggggtgtaaaGTCATGCAAAGTcggcagtccttgatccttatcgagaccaggctttcttttctgcaaacttatcagaTACAaatgctttaggtgatttacatcatcttctggccaggaggcctattaacattttatgactctttgtTCTGATACCCAGAAAACtgattttctctaaaaataatttttctaaagtttggCTCCACTCTCCCAAAGcactagataaagttgcattcccatagggcaaaggtgcagtgggctgtagcaaggaaagaatttattacctcaaGGGTCTACtgttgttaacaccaaggccactacttattttttctattttttctatataccaactatattaattaatagactcccagggacacagtgggtaagtgatatggaaacttggcagcaagcattagctcaacaatgaaatcctctactagttctattctaataaTCTCTAACTCcgggagaggctctatactatttgaatatcttaagcttcccatgcctcttgcggttgggagactgtaaacaatcatatgggtagctgtaggagtccggataaacctgtcaggcaagttagagagccatctgaggggtttggattgaaacactcctgttatgcccaggaggcttattaactagagctctaagttgatttccttcagagaaacgtggtcggggatagccgcaccccccgccaccccaccctgttaatgtcagaggagttggtgaaagtcgtaaaatagtaaaacagacagattctggttttggggtagatgctcaagcagATCCAGGGGGCCCTCGAGTCCTGACTCGCCTTGCCCGTCAGGGCTCTCGCggatgaccttgtcatgggtgggaactcccgtgctggctcctggcactagaccatcagggaagtcctggatcgATTTCCGTCTGTCTGTTTGACGTGGAAATcctagtcaatatagcagaatgACCAGTGGTTTGTTGTTTTTATATACCTAGTGGTCATATTGATTTACACTTCTGCCTGCTTAGAACAACttcctgccttctcttctctcccagcTCATCTTGTGTGAAATTCATCAGCAATAATACTGCTCTGTTTTCTATAacagatcttccctggtggctcaaatggtaaagaatctgcttgcagttcaggagacccaggttcagtccctggattgggaagatcccctggaggagggcatggcaacccactccattattcttgtctggagaatctcatgaacagaggagcctggcaagttacagtgcatgggattcGTAATAACCAGTGTCTAGCCACTTTTTACAACTTATATTTCTACCACCTCCATCCAAGCCAACACCATTTCTCACCTGCATTATTGTATTAGATGTCTAACTAggcttctctgctttttaaaagttgtttattatttatttggtcatGCCATTATTTGTTTTGCAGCCAAATAACCAAGACAttaaatagaaacaatattgtaacaagttcaataaacttcaaaatggtccacaccaaaacAAATGAACccttaaaataataaactctCTCAAAAACCTGCAGCCCACATCAATACTCTAAAAAGAAATGCCCTGATAAGGGCTCACAAGAGACGATCTCAAGTGATGAGCATTTTAAGCTGATACATTCAAACAGTCCCTACTCCCAATGGTTAGTGCCCTGTTATAAGCCAAGAATAATCTCTACATAGTCTGATCCATTTTGAAGGCAGAatgttttcttttaccttttctcAAAAGTTCTCCGTTCTCTTCTAAATACTGACCCTTCAGGAGGGAAGAATTGGACATATTGTTTTCTTTCATGGCCTGGAAAGAACTGTTCTTGAGGACTGAGTTCAGTTCTTCTGGTTCTAGCTTCTTGCCCAGGAATTGGCAGATCTTCTCCACAGTGCTCCTcgtgtcccagaagaagagaaaatctgagaGATCATGTGAAAAAGCAAGAACATAGGAAAGGAGATGTGGGGGAGGAGACCGCAgacagaggagggggagaggggagaggaaaagaggaaagaaatgtaGAGATGTGAGTAGGGATAGAGTTGGAGGAGTCCAGAGTgggtgaactgggagattgaCATTGACACATAGACACTGTCGATACTAAGTAAAGAATAGGTAACctatgagaacctactgtacgcACAGAAAACTCTagtcaatgctctgtggtgacctaaatgggaagaaaatttaagaaacaaagggatatatgcatagatgtgagagttggactattaagaaaactgagcactgaagaattgatgcttttgagctgtggtgttggagaagactcttgagagccccttggactgcaaggagatccaaccattccattctaaaggagatcagtcctgggtgttcactggaaggactgatgttgaagctgaaactccaatactttggccacctgacgcaaagagttgactcatttgaaaaaaccctgatgctgggaaagattgaaggcaggaggagaaggggacgacagaggatgagacagttggatggcatcaccgtctcaatggacatggctttgggtgaactccgggagttggtgatggacagggaggcctggcggactgcagttcatggggttgcaaagactctgacatgtctgagcgactgaactgaactgaatctgcataggtatagctgattcactttactgtacagtagaaactataTATTCTGTAaggaactatacttcaataaaatttttgagaaatttaaaaatgacttagAGAAAGGTTGAAAAAAATAGATGGAAGGACCATGATGGATTTCTCAGTATAGTTGAACTCAGGACACCTTAAAACACCAAAATGCTGGGTTTTCAAAGAGACTTAAGAAGGGCTTCTAGACAGTTATGATCAGGATTAGGCAAGAGAGTTTCAGGGAGAACCTGACCAAAATATAAGGATTTGATTTCAAGTCTTGGCTATGTGCCCAAATAATGCGGTTTTTCACAGCTATCATTTGAATAACACAAGAGAGCTTTACCATATCTTCTTGTTTATTATATCAATACTTGGCTCATGATCTTCAGAGATTATGATAAGAAAATGGATTTTATAACCAGAGAGGCTTTGCTTTGAATCAGACTTTCCTCTTAAAGCTAtaatgctttgatttttttttctttattccatgAGCATTTACCATGGTCTACTAAGAAATCACAcacctgaaaaaaaataataaaaacaacaacaataacatggaacaaacaaaacaaaaatcctaacaaaaatgaaacaaagtgcttccctggtggctcagtggatgagattctgcctttcagtgcaggagacatgggttcgatccctggtctgggaagatcccatgtacctcggagcaactcagcccatgtggcataactatggagcctgtgctctagaatccGGGCACCGCAACTGCTCAGCCTGCacccctggagcctgtgccccacaacaagagaagccaccgcagtgagaagcccatgccccgcaacaaagagtagcccccactcaccgcagctGGGGAAAGCCTGAGGACAgctgtgaagacccagcacagccaatacataaataaaattcttttgtaAAAAAGCCCTTCCGCTTATggtgaaacaaagaaaaacacttgAGGAAAGGGAGCATGGAGCTTTGAAGTGTCAACCAGAAATAAGGCAATGAAAACCAGGTATTGCTATTCTCACTCCTATTGACTACAGACTAAGCTTTGAGAAAGTGGGAGACACAGGCCAATGGAGGGAAGGTGGGGGGAGTGCAGATGGTGGTGAGAGAGAGTGTGTTGACTCTAAGAGCAATCGTTACCCATTTCATCTCTTCATAGCTCAGTATCAGGAAGTTCTCCTTGTTTCTCATGGACATCCAGCCCCAAGTGTGGTCGAACCACGATCCAAATACCACTGCATGGAGGGGAGGCAGAAAGAGTGAGCGGATGACACGCGGAATGAAAGCAGGGATCCATACACTATGTTCACTCTGTGGGCACAGTTACTAGCACAATGCCGGGCACATCTACACTTGCTATAACTGGTATCCAACACCACACATTTGCCCTTTAACAAGCCTAATGCCTTTGCAGCCTTTTGTATACAGATTTCAAGGGTCTGTAAGGAGATCTTGTCTAGAGAGCCATGGGGTCTGAAaagtggtgtgttttttttttggccctaatCTGTTCAgcctttaaatattttgcttgttAGGTACGTTCTCACAACACTCTCTTTTCCCCTCcctgtcatttttctttcattgttgcTGTTGGAATTATTATTCCTTGGGAAACTGACTCGGTTTCCAAGGCAGGGAATAGCTTCCGTATTGCAGTGCACAtacttagttgccccatggcatgtgggattttcccagaccagggatcgaacccatgtcgcctgccttggcaggcagattctgaaccactggaccaccagggaagtcttcttgCTCTTTTTCTGAAAGACTAGCCTGAAGCAAAGCAGGAGATATGGCTGAAGAGCTCACTCAGGATCAGCTCAATAAAAACTATGACCTCGATGTGATACTAGGTTCATCACATAGTTTTGAGAAAAACTGCAACACTTCAAGTATCTGAGAATGCTTAGAAGTTCTGCATAATTAAAAGTATAGAGGgctttccctgctggtccagtggctaagactctgtgctgcaattcagggggccagggttctatccttggtcagggaactagatcccacatgctgcaatgaaagaacccccaagccacaactaagatgcAAGAATTCACCTTCTGCATCTAAGACTTGATGCAGCCAGATACAtaaataattaactttaaaaaagtatagAGGTCctgggtgcatgcatgctaagtcacttcagtcgtgtccgactctctgtgagaccagggactgtagcctgccaggctcctctgtctatgggattctcctggcaagaatactggagtgggttgtcatggcctcctccaggagatcttcccgacccagggacagaacttgcatctcctgtactacagccagattctttacccactgagcaccCTGGGAAACCCATAAAGGTCCTGGCGTAATGCATACAGTTTTTAAACACAGAGGACAAGAGAATGAAGGGGCTTTTTGAGAGATGCACCCATAAATGGTGGAAAGTCAGGACTGTAGTATTCAGGAAGCCAATGAAAGTTGACTTTCAGAAAGTCCCCTGACTTTCACAAATTTAGGAGAGTACAGGAGAAAAATGTGAATGCTTTGTGTTAGTATTAGGTCACGGAGATTCAGAAGAGAGCTAGGATAGTTTCTGATGGGGCAAACAAAAGGGCTGGTTGAAGTCCTTCTGCTTTACAAGGTCGTATGTGGATTTAGAAAATTTGGGTCCCAGTGGTGATGGAACCCTATACTCATGCATTGGTTAGATGTAGAGACATCAAGttgggtaaaaaaataaaaagaggtctGACGAAGGACTCTGACAACTCCCAGCTTTCATATTTCACATTCACTCACCATTTCCTTCGACGAACCATTCAAAGTATTGTTCCAGTGACTGTGGTCGCTTAACAAATTTTGCACTCCTCCAGAAAAAATAACCAGACACTAAAACATCTCTGGGATTTCTGATGAGGTAGATCACCTTAAAGAGAAAAATTGGAACATGAAAAATCCATAGTTATTTTCCAACCTTCTTGATCGTCATACAAATGTTGAAAAAACCAATTCCTAGAAAGTGCCCTTTAAATATCaatgcattattttaataaattagttattacattcattaatcaaatatgtattttaaagttcCTGTGAACTAGTCACTGGACCAATAGTAAGGCCCTAACTGGGAAGAGGAAAGCATTGTTCTTTCCCTCTGGGATACTAtagactaaagaatctgcctgtcaatgcaagagatgccagagacatgagttcaatccctgggttgggatgatccctgagaaggaaatggcaacccagtcaagtattcttgcctagagaatctcgtggatagagaagcctggtgggttacagtccatggggttgcaaagggttggacatgacttagcatgcacccacatAATGGGAAGCACAGGAAGATTTTAATATGTCAGTGATATTATATTTGCATACTATAGCTTAAAGATTACTAATAGAATAGATGAACAAACCATGCAATCCTTAGAGACACACAGCAAGATATATCTGTACATACACAACATCATGAATGAATCTCCCCCTAATTATTGTTGGGGAAAGTCATGGACGTTTGACTCATTGAACCACTAACCTGTGAGCTGGATCTAAGCAAATGGAGGCACCTTACCCCTCCCCCTTATATGTTCATAGAAGGAGTGTGTTCCACTTGACTTCTCTGTACCAGAAGCTGCCCAAGGATAGAGCCTTGAGACTGTAATCTGGTATTGAAACAATGGGGATCCTGTACATGTTTCAAGCCAGGTAAAGTCTTTCTCTATACAAACTTTTAAGATGGGGTGGGCAGGTGCAGAAAGCTACTCATCTTGTGGCTGCCTAAGACACACCTCATGAGTAAGttcccttgtttatttttaaaaataattttattgatttatttttctactgtgctgggtctctgtggcTGTGTCGGCTTTCTCATTGCAGTACACGGGCTTCCCATTGCAttggcttctgttgttgcggATAACAGGTTGTAGGGCATGTGAGTTTCAGTCGTTTCGGTTCCCAGGCTCagatcacaggctcagtagttgtggtgcatgggtttagttgttcctcagcatgtgggatcctccaggaccagggatAGGACCCATGTTTCCTAAGTTGGtaagcaggttctttaacactgagccaccaggagagcccctCCCTGGCTTATTAAACCTGCCACCTACCACTCTGGAATGGTCTGCCTCTTCCTTACAGGTCTATCCCTGCCctctgcatgtgggatcctgTTTCATATTATACCCAGCCAGCTCCTGAGGACGCTGTGTACCAACAATTAttttgagtgaaagaagtcagatgttCGGGCTTGCCTGGcagctcaatgataaagaatgtgcctgccaatgcaagagacacgagtttgatctctggtctgggaagatcccatgtgcctcagacAGCtaggcccgtgtgccacaactagtgagcctgtgccctagagcctcatagccccaactactgaagcccaagcgccctggagcccgagctctgcaacaagagatctcagcgcagtgagaagcccgagcaccacgactggagagtagcccttgcttttggcaactagagaaaagcctgagcagaagcaaagactcagcatagctaaacattacaaaaaaagtttttttttgaagactctgggaaaacagatataaaaaaagaagtcagatgTTCATATGATATGAGTCTATGtatatgaagttcaagaacaAGCTAAACTACAGAGTGAAGAGTCAAGGGGAGTGGTCACCTCTGTGCGTGGGCATTGACTGGGGCGGTGCGTGGGGAAACATTCTGGGGGAGGAGAAATGTTCTACATCAGGGTTCTGGAAGGCAGTCTCCTAGTGAGCTACGTATGTAGAGATTGAAGAAGCTAACCCTTAAGACTAAGGCATACATACTGAAACATACACATGCAAGAACACTTGGCATTTCAACATCTGAGTCATATCTCGATGCGGTATCAGCTTTCTTTGTGACATTATTCTaggcccttgggcttcccttgtggctcagctggtaaagaatcctcctgtaatgcgggagacctgggtttgatccctgggttgggaaaattccctgaagaagggaaagactacccactccagtatcctggcctggagaattgcagaaactgtatagtccatggagtcgcaaatagtcggacacgaataagtgactttcactcatctctctctaaacttcagtttcccTGTACAGGCATTGCATAAACACCAATCAGTCACATAA from Bos javanicus breed banteng chromosome 18, ARS-OSU_banteng_1.0, whole genome shotgun sequence harbors:
- the LOC133229874 gene encoding sulfotransferase 2A1-like, translated to MEFPSEHLREVQEDFIIKDEDVLLLTYPKSGTNWLMETVCLIHSKGDPKWIQSVPTGERSPWVEAFSGYNLLKDKEGPRFITSHLFVQLFPRSFFKSKAKVIYLIRNPRDVLVSGYFFWRSAKFVKRPQSLEQYFEWFVEGNVVFGSWFDHTWGWMSMRNKENFLILSYEEMKWDTRSTVEKICQFLGKKLEPEELNSVLKNSSFQAMKENNMSNSSLLKGQYLEENGELLRKGVTGD